Sequence from the Persephonella sp. genome:
CGTAAAAGCAAATGAAGTAAAAAAGATTAAATCAAAGTATCAGGAGATACTTGTTCTTGACACTCCAGAGTTTGGAAGAATGCTTGTTCTTGACGGGCTTGTTCAGACAACAGAAAGAGATGAGTTTATATATCATGAGATGCTTTCTCACCCTGCTATGGTTATGCATCCAAATCCTGAAAGGGTGCTTGTAATTGGTGGTGGAGATGGTGGAACAGTAAGGGAGGTTCTAAAGCACAGGTCTGTAAAAGAGGTTCACCTTTGTGAGATAGATGAGGAAGTTATAATAGTTTCTGAAAAATACTTCCCAACTATTTCCCAGAAATTAAGAGATCCTAAGGTCAAAATATTTATTGAAGATGGGAACAGTTTTTTAGAGGAAAGAAAGAACTTTTATGATCTGATAATAATGGATTCCTCAGATCCGGTCGGTGCTTCTGAGGTTCTGTTTAAAAGAGAGTTTTATGAAAAAGTGAAAAACTCACTCAGGAAAAATGGAATAATGGTTGCCCAGACAGAATCCCCAATACTGCAGGAAGAATATTTTTCTAAAGCTTACAGTGAAATAAGAAAGGTGTTCAGGAATGTTGGGGTTTATCTTGCTTATATACCTACATATCCTTCAGGAATGTGGAGCTTTACGATAGCTTCAGATTTTATAGACATAAAGGATACAACCCAGAATACAGACAGGCTTAAGGAATTGAAAACAAAATACTTTTGTGATAGCATATATGCTTGTCTTTTTTCACTACCAAAGTTTGTTCAGGAAACAATAAAAAAATCTTAACAAGGAGGTAAACAGTTGGCAGAGATTTTACAGAAAATAGCCAGAGAGTCTTCTGAGAAAACAAATATCAGACTTATACCAAGAAATGTTGAGAGAGTGCTTGCTGCACTTCAGGTGACGAAAGATTTCTGGAAGGCTGTTGATTACTCAGATCTTCCTGTTCCTGCAGCTTCAGAAATAGTAAAAGGACTTATAGAAGAAGGATTTGTAAAAGTTGAAGATGATCAGCTTTTTCTTACAGAAAAGGGGTTAAATCTTGTTAAAGAGTTAAAAATACCACCTTATGTTGATTATACATGTCAGGCCTGCGAAGGGAGGGGAATACCTTTTTATGCAAATAAAGACTGGTACAGAATATTCCTTGAACTTACAAAAGATAGACCAAAGGCAATTCAGGAATACGATCAAGGATCTGTAACGCCTGAAACAACAATATCAAGGGTTCTTTTCTTAGACTCCAGAGAAGACCTCAGAAACAGGGATATTCTTGTTATGGGAGCTGAAGACGATCTTACAGGGCTTGCTGTTGCACTGACAGGTCTTCCAAGAAAAGTTCTCATACTTGATATAGACGAAAGAGCTATTGATTTTGACAACAGAATATTTAGAGAGCTTGGCATATACAATGCTGAAGCGATCAGATTTGATCTGAGAAATCCATTTCCTGAGGAATGGATCGGGGCTTTTGATGTGTTTATAACAGATCCCCCAGAAACTGTAAAAGCCTTCAAGGCATTTATCGCGAGGGGAATAGCATCTCTTAAAGGTGAAGGGTCTGCAGGATATTTCGGTCTGACCCTCAGAGATTCCTCACTTAATAGATGGCAGCAGTTTCAGAAAGCTCTTTTAAATGATTACGGAATGGTAATTACAGACATTGTTCAGGACTTTAACGCATACATGAACTGGGAATATCACGAGGAAACAAGAGCCCAAAAGGTTGCACCTGTAAATAAAGGTCCATCGGACATATGGTACAGGTCGGCATGGTATAGAATTGAGGCAATGCCCGGATTTAAAGGTGAAAACATACAGATAAAAGATGAGGTTTTCAGAGAGCTTTATCTTGACGAGGAAGGTTCAACAACATAAAATCAGGGGCTCTTAGCCCCTTTTTTTCTAATGGCTGTGTTTCTTTCCAAAATACAGCTTTTCAAATTGATTTAGCAATTTATACAACTTTTTTGTGTATTTAGTATCAACATTCTGCTTAACCTTCATCGCATAGAATGAGAGTTTGTGCAGCAGTTCAAGCTGTTTTATATAATTTTCATATTTTTCCTTGTCTTCAGGTTTAGCAGGTTTTACCCTCTGGGTTAAAAAATACTGCCAGACTATTTTCTGGAACTTTTCTGCATGCCTGTCTTTGTTATCAATCCATCTAACAATCTGGTTATAAGAATGGGGATCTTTTTTACCGGAAAGCTCCTTTATTTTATAGATAGATTTTTCCATAGTTGCAATATACTCTTCCATAAGATGAATTCTTGTTTGATCATCATAAATACCGCACGGTATCTCACAGTGGGCAAAGGATCTTTCTGAGGTAGTGAGAACTACCAGAAATCCTACCAGTAAAAAAAGCTTTTTCATAACTTCCCTCCTCCAATTTAAGTTTTACAGAATATTAACAGCCTGCTTTTCAGTTTTTTATAGCTTTTATCATATTTATAAAACAGCGTTTGATTTTTTAATAATGTATCAATTATAATATTCTGTCTAAAAATAACTTCAGGAGAGGTGTGCAATGGGCTTTTTGGAAGAATACAGGAAACATGTTGAAGAGAGGGCAAAACTTGGTATTCCTCCTCTTCCACTTAACGCAAAGCAGGTTGAGGAGCTTGTAAATCTTCTTCAGCAAATTCCTATTGTGGAAGAAGATTACCTTATGGATCTGTTTCTCAATAGAGTTCCTCCAGGTGTAGATGATGCAGCTTTTGTAAAGGCAAAATTTCTTGCCGATATTATTGAAGGAAGAAAGACTTCACCAGCCATAACCCCGATACATGCTGTTCAGATACTTGGAACAATGCTAGGTGGATACAACGTAGAGCCTCTGGTAAAGGCACTGTCCCACAAAGATGAGGAGATAGCAAAAGAAGCTGCAAAAGCTCTAAAAAATATACTGCTGGTGTATGACTACTTTAATGATGTTGTTGAACTTGCGAAATCAGGAAATAAATATGCACAAGAAGTGCTTGAAAGCTGGGCAAATGCAGAATGGTTTACATCAAGAGAGCCTCTTCCAGAAAAGATAACAGTAACAGTGTTCAAAGTTCCAGGTGAGACAAACACAGATGATCTTTCTCCTGCAAGAGAAGCATCAACAAGAAGTGATATTCCCCTTCATGCACTTTCAATGCTTCAGGCTAAAATGCCTGATGCGATCCAGAAAATTCAGGAGCTTAAGAAAAAAGGACATCCTGTTGCGTTCGTTGGTGATGTTGTTGGAACAGGATCATCAAGAAAGTCAGCAACAAACTCACTTATGTGGTGGATAGGTGAGGATATACCTTATGTTCCAAACAAAAGAAGGGGCGGTGTTGTTATAGGTGGAGTTATAGCTCCTATATTCTTCAACACATGGGAGGATTCAGGCGGTCTTCCGATAATAGCTGATGTTTCAAAACTTGAAACAGGCGATGTTATAGATATTTATCCTTATGAAGGAAAAATTGTTAAAAATGGTGAAGTTGTTGCAACATTTGAACTAAAGCCTAACACTCTCCCTGATGAGGTTAGGGCAGGTGGAAGGATACCTCTGATAATAGGAAGAAACCTAACAAGAAAA
This genomic interval carries:
- the speE gene encoding polyamine aminopropyltransferase codes for the protein MIWFTEHWTEGVGLTVKANEVKKIKSKYQEILVLDTPEFGRMLVLDGLVQTTERDEFIYHEMLSHPAMVMHPNPERVLVIGGGDGGTVREVLKHRSVKEVHLCEIDEEVIIVSEKYFPTISQKLRDPKVKIFIEDGNSFLEERKNFYDLIIMDSSDPVGASEVLFKREFYEKVKNSLRKNGIMVAQTESPILQEEYFSKAYSEIRKVFRNVGVYLAYIPTYPSGMWSFTIASDFIDIKDTTQNTDRLKELKTKYFCDSIYACLFSLPKFVQETIKKS
- a CDS encoding bis-aminopropyl spermidine synthase family protein, with amino-acid sequence MAEILQKIARESSEKTNIRLIPRNVERVLAALQVTKDFWKAVDYSDLPVPAASEIVKGLIEEGFVKVEDDQLFLTEKGLNLVKELKIPPYVDYTCQACEGRGIPFYANKDWYRIFLELTKDRPKAIQEYDQGSVTPETTISRVLFLDSREDLRNRDILVMGAEDDLTGLAVALTGLPRKVLILDIDERAIDFDNRIFRELGIYNAEAIRFDLRNPFPEEWIGAFDVFITDPPETVKAFKAFIARGIASLKGEGSAGYFGLTLRDSSLNRWQQFQKALLNDYGMVITDIVQDFNAYMNWEYHEETRAQKVAPVNKGPSDIWYRSAWYRIEAMPGFKGENIQIKDEVFRELYLDEEGSTT
- a CDS encoding superoxide dismutase [Ni] gives rise to the protein MKKLFLLVGFLVVLTTSERSFAHCEIPCGIYDDQTRIHLMEEYIATMEKSIYKIKELSGKKDPHSYNQIVRWIDNKDRHAEKFQKIVWQYFLTQRVKPAKPEDKEKYENYIKQLELLHKLSFYAMKVKQNVDTKYTKKLYKLLNQFEKLYFGKKHSH